The following are from one region of the Salvia hispanica cultivar TCC Black 2014 chromosome 1, UniMelb_Shisp_WGS_1.0, whole genome shotgun sequence genome:
- the LOC125220970 gene encoding B-box zinc finger protein 32-like, with amino-acid sequence MKKCELCNKVARMYCESDEASLCWTCDLRVHTANFLVAKHTRTLLCHACQSPTPWTGSGPRLGPTVSVCEACANGQRDEDEDEDEDDKDSDSENQVVPLSLPPPFASASSTSSAKAKR; translated from the coding sequence atgaagaaatgtGAGCTGTGCAACAAGGTGGCAAGAATGTACTGTGAATCCGACGAAGCGAGCCTGTGCTGGACTTGCGATTTGAGGGTTCACACCGCGAACTTCCTTGTGGCGAAGCACACGAGAACTCTCCTCTGCCACGCCTGCCAGTCTCCGACTCCATGGACCGGCTCTGGCCCTAGGCTAGGCCCCACGGTCTCTGTCTGTGAGGCCTGTGCCAATGGCCAGAGAGACGAAGAtgaggatgaagatgaagatgataaAGACAGTGATAGCGAAAACCAAGTTGTGCCGTTGTCTTTGCCTCCCCCTTTCGCCTCGGCTTCCTCGACTTCCTCCGCCAAGGCAAAAAGATGA